Proteins encoded by one window of Musa acuminata AAA Group cultivar baxijiao chromosome BXJ2-9, Cavendish_Baxijiao_AAA, whole genome shotgun sequence:
- the LOC135623905 gene encoding MADS-box transcription factor 16-like gives MGRGKIEIKKIENPTNRQVTYSKRRTGIMKKAKELTVLCDAEVSIIMFSSTGKFSEYCSPSTDTKKIFDRYQQVSGINLWSAQYERMQNNLNHLKQINRNLRREIRQRMGEGLDGMDIEELRGLEQNLDEALKVVRNRKYHVISTQTDTYKKKLKNSQEAHRNLLHELEMRDDHPVYGFIEDEPTSYEGALALANGGAHMYSFRVQPSQPNLHGMRYGSHDLRLG, from the exons ATGGGGAGGGGGAAGATAGAGATAAAGAAGATAGAGAACCCAACCAATAGGCAGGTGACATACTCCAAGAGGAGGACAGGGATCATGAAGAAGGCAAAGGAGCTGACTGTGTTATGTGATGCTGAGGTTTCCATCATCATGTTCTCCAGCACCGGCAAGTTCTCCGAGTACTGCAGCCCTTCCACCGA CACCAAGAAGATATTTGATCGCTACCAGCAGGTCTCCGGAATCAACCTGTGGAGTGCACAATACGAG AGAATGCAAAACAACCTCAACCATCTGAAGCAGATTAACCGCAACCTGCGTAGAGAAATAAG GCAAAGAATGGGTGAAGGCTTGGATGGGATGGACATAGAGGAACTGCGCGGTCTTGAGCAAAATTTGGATGAAGCATTGAAGGTTGTTCGCAATAGAAAA TATCATGTGATCAGTACTCAGACAGATACCTACAAGAAGAAG CTGAAGAACTCCCAAGAAGCTCACAGGAACTTACTGCATGAACTG GAGATGAGAGATGACCACCCAGTTTACGGATTCATTGAAGACGAGCCTACCAGTTACGAAGGTGCTCTCGCGCTCGCCAATGGCGGAGCTCACATGTACTCGTTCCGAGTTCAGCCAAGCCAGCCGAACCTTCATGGCATGAGATATGGCTCCCATGACCTTCGTCTAGGTTAA
- the LOC135623450 gene encoding B-box zinc finger protein 20-like — MKILCDVCCKEEASAFCCADETAFCEACDLRVHPANKLAGEHRRLSLSAPSAQSHPVCDICQENRGFLFCQEDRAILCTDCDVSVHSANHLTMKHNRFILTGVRLSAAPVSSSPSPVPEATAAKAATKTIMTMNNQTTALVADVSSPMTFTGSSTTTVTSNISEYLIKMCPGWRVDDLLVDDEGFA, encoded by the exons ATGAAGATACTGTGCGACGTGTGCTGCAAGGAGGAGGCATCGGCCTTCTGCTGCGCCGACGAGACCGCCTTCTGCGAAGCCTGCGACCTGCGTGTGCACCCGGCGAACAAGCTGGCCGGTGAGCACCGCCGCCTCTCGCTCTCCGCCCCCTCCGCCCAGTCCCACCCGGTCTGCGATATCTGCCAG GAGAATCGAGGGTTCTTGTTCTGTCAAGAGGACCGGGCGATTCTTTGCACGGATTGCGATGTTTCTGTTCACAGCGCTAATCATCTCACCATGAAGCACAACAGGTTCATCCTCACCGGCGTCCGGCTCTCCGCCGCTCCcgtctcctcctctccctcccctgTTCCGGAGGCTACGGCGGCTAAAGCTGCGACCAAAACCATCATGACCATGAACAATCAAACTACGGCATTGGTTGCAGATGTTTCCTCCCCCATGACTTTCACCGGCAGCAGCACGACGACGGTCACCAGCAACATCTCGGAGTACCTCATCAAGATGTGCCCGGGCTGGCGCGTCGACGACCTGCTGGTCGACGACGAAGGTTTCGCCTAG